The following are from one region of the Littorina saxatilis isolate snail1 linkage group LG4, US_GU_Lsax_2.0, whole genome shotgun sequence genome:
- the LOC138964353 gene encoding acetylcholine receptor subunit alpha-like yields MGWCVANLNSVKMNLITNKATVVFFSQFFTLAVISRRTTSATFVDATNTNRSQLRHQTASDDDIRDSNYYRLEEALQKNYKPHVRPVRSHRTATNVSLYIQVVAVHEVNEAYQTLRHSSWLSMTWIDEFLTWDPDDYDGLDAIELPERMIWTPTVSIGNSAVGEVFLQDSHAMFAIVSWDGRVTWVPIGVKETLCSLDITYYPFDSQTCTMVLGMWTSSEAEVFLTVLSTQLDPAYYVENSEWRLTSVTEKSHPFMFHDRPYSKYHVSFHLERRRLFHTLTLVVPNVLLALLAGFVFLLPQECGEKMSFSMSLLLAFAVNLSVLVTAMPRSSLQVSLLMTYLTSLSVTTALSVVATVCLLKLYHKVGVMGPKVTAFTFWMRRLCGVSQPNDVTLDTDDAQNHCNDHKLRHECQTSSILSPNGTQENDILSSEWMSPDVNVAIVNNGKSQTNNHMLRDKLLSGEPERKAFLTWKDLAITLDYICFRVFVVVIVGMTSALVVALFVGK; encoded by the exons ATGGGATGGTGTGTAGCTAATTTAAATTCAGTCAAAATGAATCTCATCACAAACAAAGCGACAGTGGTTTTTTTCAGCCAATTCTTCACGCTGGCTGTGATATCACGGAGAACCACCTCAGCGACATTTGTTGACGCAACAAACACTAACCGTTCACAATTACGTCATCAAACCGCTAGTGATGACGACATTCGTGACTCCAACTACTACCGTTTGGAGGAGGCGCTGCAGAAGAATTACAAGCCCCATGTTCGCCCTGTTCGCTCACACCGAACGGCTACCAACGTCTCTCTGTATATACAGGTGGTGGCTGTTCATGAG GTGAACGAAGCCTACCAGACACTACGTCACTCCTCGTGGCTCAGTATGACGTGGATTGACGAGTTTCTGACGTGGGACCCGGATGACTACGATGGTCTTGACGCCATAGAGCTGCCCGAAAGAATGATTTGGACACCG ACAGTCTCCATCGGCAACAGTGCTGTGGGGGAAGTGTTCCTGCAGGACTCACACGCCATGTTTGCCATTGTGTCCTGGGATGGCCGCGTGACCTGGGTGCCCATCGGGGTCAAGGAGACTCTGTGCAGCCTGGATATCACGTACTACCCGTTCGACAGTCAGACGTGTACTATGGTCCTTGGCATGTGGACCAGTTCAGAGGCAGAG GTTTTTCTGACAGTGCTGTCCACCCAGCTTGACCCAGCGTACTACGTGGAGAACTCGGAGTGGAGGCTGACCAGTGTAACGGAAAAAAGCCATCCCTTCATGTTCCATGATCGCCCTTATTCCAAGTACCACGTCTCTTTTCATCTGGAG AGACGTCGGTTGTTCCACACGCTGACTCTGGTGGTGCCCAACGTGCTGCTTGCCCTGCTGGCTGGCTTTGTGTTCTTGCTGCCCCAGGAGTGCGGAGAGAAGATGTCGTTCAGCATGTCTCTGCTGCTCGCCTTCGCCGTCAACCTGTCCGTGCTGGTCACCGCAATGCCCAGGTCATCGCTCCAGGTGTCACTGCTCATGACCTACCTCACCTCTCTCAG CGTCACCACCGCCCTCTCTGTCGTCGCCACGGTTTGTCTGCTCAAGCTCTACCACAAGGTCGGGGTCATGGGGCCAAAGGTCACAGCCTTCACCTTCTGGATGCGCAGACTCTGTGGTGTCAGCCAACCTAATGACGTCACCCTCGACACTGATGACGCACAGAATCACTGTAACGACCACAAACTACGTCACGAATGTCAAACATCCAGCATTCTCAGCCCAAATGGAACTCAGGAGAATGACATTCTCTCAAGTGAATGGATGTCTCCAGATGTAAATGTCGCCATCGTTAACAACGgtaaatcacagacaaataatcACATGCTGAGAGACAAACTTCTGAGCGGTGAACCTGAACGCAAAGCATTCTTGACGTGGAAGGACCTTGCCATCACGTTGGATTACATTTGCTTTCGTGTTTTTGTTGTCGTCATCGTTGGAATGACGTCAGCCCTGGTGGTGGCACTGTTCGTGGGGAAATAA